Proteins found in one Xenopus laevis strain J_2021 chromosome 1L, Xenopus_laevis_v10.1, whole genome shotgun sequence genomic segment:
- the ubxn6.L gene encoding UBX domain protein 6 L homeolog isoform X2 produces the protein MARMESMQGRPKGQFKDTVGRKEVIVEQKEEAIAAQKQDIDTARKKSSSICTILFRCPLTDELLRKEEREGHIRNVIQGLSNTDPTSAAILKIHTYNKDREKVKFGTETIAKYLNNIISHPEEEKYYKIKLSNKVFQEKISCLEGSHEFFEAIGFEKRTIHGQDLQEDFFVLGSDAMKNLDALQGHCDALLSAEPLRVSLERQLRIFMPSIEAAHFDLTSDFFNLTAEEIKKEQRDRTERMERNAMLRTKAMREREEQREMKKYNYTVLRIKLPDGYILQGIFFARERISALFDFVREQLQDDWLPYELLAPGGHKVKDEQATLIECGLVPSALLTFRWDAAVMADVEAGGGHGSVSVIKPELLSKVEQLT, from the exons ATGGCAAGAATGGAGTCAATGCAGGGGCGGCCCAAGGGGCAGTTCAAGGATACAGTAG GCAGGAAAGAGGTGATTGTTGAACAGAAAGAAGAGGCTATTGCAGCTCAAAAG CAGGATATTGATACTGCAAGAAAGAAGTCCAGTTCTATTTGTACCATCCTGTTCAGATGCCCACTTACTGATGAACTGCTTAGAAAAGAGGAGAGAGAGGGCCACATTAGAAATGTTATACAGGGG TTGTCCAACACAGATCCCACATCTGCTGCCATTTTGAAGATTCACACATATAACAAAGACAGAGAAAAAGTGAAATTTGGAACTGAGACTATAGCTAA ATACCTGAATAACATAATCAGccaccctgaagaagagaagtATTACAAAATTAAACTGTCAAACAAGGTGTTTCAG GAGAAAATCAGCTGTCTAGAAGGCTCACATGAATTCTTTGAGGCTATTGGGTTTGAAAAGAGGACAATCCATGGACAAG ATCTACAGGAAGATTTTTTTGTGCTGGGTAGTGATGCAATGAAAAACCTAGATGCACTACAGGGGCATTGTGATGCATTGTTGAGTGCAGAGCCTTTGAGAGTAAGTCTGGAAAGGCAACTGCGTATTTTCATGCCATCCATTGAAGCTGCGCACTTTGACCTTACCAGTGACTTCTTCAACCTGACAGCAGAGGAGATAAAGAAGGAGCAAAGAGAcag GACAGAGCGGATGGAAAGGAATGCAATGCTCAGAACCAAAGCTATGCGAGAGCGGGAAGAACAGAGAGAAATGAAGAAATACAATTACACTGTATTGAGAATCAAATTGCCGGATGGATATATCTTGCAGG GCATTTTCTTTGCACGCGAACGGATTTCTGCTTTGTTTGATTTTGTTCGTGAGCAGCTGCAAGATGACTGGCTTCCTTATGAACTTCTGGCTCCAGGGGGTCACAAAGTAAAGGATGAGCAGGCTACATTGATAGAGTGTGGGCTG GTCCCATCTGCACTACTGACTTTTCGATGGGATGCCGCTGTTATGGCCGATGTGGAGGCTGGGGGAGGGCACGGCTCAGTTAgtgtaataaagccagagcttcTCTCAAAAGTAGAGCAACTCACATAA
- the ubxn6.L gene encoding UBX domain protein 6 L homeolog isoform X1 translates to MKKFFDGLKSDIKFKSVGPGHKLNEDNRENVPKVTKEQAKPRRPPTGEAQIAAASAAMARMESMQGRPKGQFKDTVGRKEVIVEQKEEAIAAQKDIDTARKKSSSICTILFRCPLTDELLRKEEREGHIRNVIQGLSNTDPTSAAILKIHTYNKDREKVKFGTETIAKYLNNIISHPEEEKYYKIKLSNKVFQEKISCLEGSHEFFEAIGFEKRTIHGQDLQEDFFVLGSDAMKNLDALQGHCDALLSAEPLRVSLERQLRIFMPSIEAAHFDLTSDFFNLTAEEIKKEQRDRTERMERNAMLRTKAMREREEQREMKKYNYTVLRIKLPDGYILQGIFFARERISALFDFVREQLQDDWLPYELLAPGGHKVKDEQATLIECGLVPSALLTFRWDAAVMADVEAGGGHGSVSVIKPELLSKVEQLT, encoded by the exons ATGAAGAAATTCTTTGACGGATTAAAGAGTGATATAAAGTTCAAGAGTGTGGGTCCGGGACACAAACTGAACGAAGATAACAG GGAAAATGTGCCTAAAGTTACAAAAGAACAAGCTAAACCTCGTAGACCACCTACAGGGGAGGCACAGATAGCAGCAGCTTCTGCTGCAATGGCAAGAATGGAGTCAATGCAGGGGCGGCCCAAGGGGCAGTTCAAGGATACAGTAG GCAGGAAAGAGGTGATTGTTGAACAGAAAGAAGAGGCTATTGCAGCTCAAAAG GATATTGATACTGCAAGAAAGAAGTCCAGTTCTATTTGTACCATCCTGTTCAGATGCCCACTTACTGATGAACTGCTTAGAAAAGAGGAGAGAGAGGGCCACATTAGAAATGTTATACAGGGG TTGTCCAACACAGATCCCACATCTGCTGCCATTTTGAAGATTCACACATATAACAAAGACAGAGAAAAAGTGAAATTTGGAACTGAGACTATAGCTAA ATACCTGAATAACATAATCAGccaccctgaagaagagaagtATTACAAAATTAAACTGTCAAACAAGGTGTTTCAG GAGAAAATCAGCTGTCTAGAAGGCTCACATGAATTCTTTGAGGCTATTGGGTTTGAAAAGAGGACAATCCATGGACAAG ATCTACAGGAAGATTTTTTTGTGCTGGGTAGTGATGCAATGAAAAACCTAGATGCACTACAGGGGCATTGTGATGCATTGTTGAGTGCAGAGCCTTTGAGAGTAAGTCTGGAAAGGCAACTGCGTATTTTCATGCCATCCATTGAAGCTGCGCACTTTGACCTTACCAGTGACTTCTTCAACCTGACAGCAGAGGAGATAAAGAAGGAGCAAAGAGAcag GACAGAGCGGATGGAAAGGAATGCAATGCTCAGAACCAAAGCTATGCGAGAGCGGGAAGAACAGAGAGAAATGAAGAAATACAATTACACTGTATTGAGAATCAAATTGCCGGATGGATATATCTTGCAGG GCATTTTCTTTGCACGCGAACGGATTTCTGCTTTGTTTGATTTTGTTCGTGAGCAGCTGCAAGATGACTGGCTTCCTTATGAACTTCTGGCTCCAGGGGGTCACAAAGTAAAGGATGAGCAGGCTACATTGATAGAGTGTGGGCTG GTCCCATCTGCACTACTGACTTTTCGATGGGATGCCGCTGTTATGGCCGATGTGGAGGCTGGGGGAGGGCACGGCTCAGTTAgtgtaataaagccagagcttcTCTCAAAAGTAGAGCAACTCACATAA
- the ubxn6.L gene encoding UBX domain protein 6 L homeolog, whose product MKKFFDGLKSDIKFKSVGPGHKLNEDNRENVPKVTKEQAKPRRPPTGEAQIAAASAAMARMESMQGRPKGQFKDTVGRKEVIVEQKEEAIAAQKQDIDTARKKSSSICTILFRCPLTDELLRKEEREGHIRNVIQGLSNTDPTSAAILKIHTYNKDREKVKFGTETIAKYLNNIISHPEEEKYYKIKLSNKVFQEKISCLEGSHEFFEAIGFEKRTIHGQDLQEDFFVLGSDAMKNLDALQGHCDALLSAEPLRVSLERQLRIFMPSIEAAHFDLTSDFFNLTAEEIKKEQRDRTERMERNAMLRTKAMREREEQREMKKYNYTVLRIKLPDGYILQGIFFARERISALFDFVREQLQDDWLPYELLAPGGHKVKDEQATLIECGLVPSALLTFRWDAAVMADVEAGGGHGSVSVIKPELLSKVEQLT is encoded by the exons ATGAAGAAATTCTTTGACGGATTAAAGAGTGATATAAAGTTCAAGAGTGTGGGTCCGGGACACAAACTGAACGAAGATAACAG GGAAAATGTGCCTAAAGTTACAAAAGAACAAGCTAAACCTCGTAGACCACCTACAGGGGAGGCACAGATAGCAGCAGCTTCTGCTGCAATGGCAAGAATGGAGTCAATGCAGGGGCGGCCCAAGGGGCAGTTCAAGGATACAGTAG GCAGGAAAGAGGTGATTGTTGAACAGAAAGAAGAGGCTATTGCAGCTCAAAAG CAGGATATTGATACTGCAAGAAAGAAGTCCAGTTCTATTTGTACCATCCTGTTCAGATGCCCACTTACTGATGAACTGCTTAGAAAAGAGGAGAGAGAGGGCCACATTAGAAATGTTATACAGGGG TTGTCCAACACAGATCCCACATCTGCTGCCATTTTGAAGATTCACACATATAACAAAGACAGAGAAAAAGTGAAATTTGGAACTGAGACTATAGCTAA ATACCTGAATAACATAATCAGccaccctgaagaagagaagtATTACAAAATTAAACTGTCAAACAAGGTGTTTCAG GAGAAAATCAGCTGTCTAGAAGGCTCACATGAATTCTTTGAGGCTATTGGGTTTGAAAAGAGGACAATCCATGGACAAG ATCTACAGGAAGATTTTTTTGTGCTGGGTAGTGATGCAATGAAAAACCTAGATGCACTACAGGGGCATTGTGATGCATTGTTGAGTGCAGAGCCTTTGAGAGTAAGTCTGGAAAGGCAACTGCGTATTTTCATGCCATCCATTGAAGCTGCGCACTTTGACCTTACCAGTGACTTCTTCAACCTGACAGCAGAGGAGATAAAGAAGGAGCAAAGAGAcag GACAGAGCGGATGGAAAGGAATGCAATGCTCAGAACCAAAGCTATGCGAGAGCGGGAAGAACAGAGAGAAATGAAGAAATACAATTACACTGTATTGAGAATCAAATTGCCGGATGGATATATCTTGCAGG GCATTTTCTTTGCACGCGAACGGATTTCTGCTTTGTTTGATTTTGTTCGTGAGCAGCTGCAAGATGACTGGCTTCCTTATGAACTTCTGGCTCCAGGGGGTCACAAAGTAAAGGATGAGCAGGCTACATTGATAGAGTGTGGGCTG GTCCCATCTGCACTACTGACTTTTCGATGGGATGCCGCTGTTATGGCCGATGTGGAGGCTGGGGGAGGGCACGGCTCAGTTAgtgtaataaagccagagcttcTCTCAAAAGTAGAGCAACTCACATAA